Proteins encoded within one genomic window of Flavobacterium gilvum:
- a CDS encoding serine hydrolase domain-containing protein codes for MNLTKKTIILNLLLINILTGSCKKDIKQAENKEIKDADLPANVLPKMKPLVNEKPKLTASYIDEKHREIDSFYNRNWPNNSMNGSFLVAKNGQIIYEKYEGYANLRDKTPITADTPIHIASVSKVLTATAVLKLVNAKRIDLDKKVTDYLKEFPYPEVTVRMLLDHRSGMRNYAYFTDRDKSVWDRHNTLTNQDILTIMGTKNIGLEQKTGTRFAYCNTNYAMLALIIEKITKMSYRNAMAEIIFKPLGMTHTFVLDFDKDKHNVAPSYKANRVEIGIDYLDKIYGDKNIYSTPRDLLKFDRARNSPSFLEPDLLAQVYTGYSNERKGTRNYGLGIRMINWENGKNFYYHNGWWHGFTSSYIPLKDENVTIIALSNKFNRSTYAVRKLSVLFGDYPFKVKDIE; via the coding sequence ATCTTCCTGCAAACGTATTACCTAAAATGAAACCTTTGGTAAACGAAAAACCAAAACTCACTGCCTCCTATATAGATGAGAAACACAGAGAAATAGACTCTTTTTACAATAGAAACTGGCCTAACAATAGTATGAACGGTAGTTTTCTTGTTGCCAAAAACGGACAGATTATCTACGAAAAATATGAAGGTTATGCAAATCTTAGAGATAAGACTCCGATAACGGCCGACACTCCAATCCATATTGCATCTGTAAGTAAAGTGCTTACTGCAACAGCTGTTTTGAAATTGGTAAATGCCAAAAGAATAGATTTGGATAAAAAAGTTACAGATTATCTTAAAGAGTTTCCCTATCCGGAAGTAACGGTGAGAATGTTGCTTGATCACAGAAGCGGAATGCGTAATTATGCCTATTTTACAGATCGTGATAAAAGTGTTTGGGACAGACACAATACGCTGACCAACCAAGATATTTTGACCATTATGGGAACAAAAAACATTGGTTTGGAACAAAAAACAGGTACTCGATTTGCGTATTGCAATACCAATTATGCCATGTTGGCTTTGATTATCGAAAAAATTACCAAAATGTCGTACCGAAATGCAATGGCCGAAATTATTTTTAAACCACTTGGAATGACTCATACTTTTGTTCTTGATTTTGACAAAGACAAACATAATGTGGCACCATCCTACAAAGCCAACAGAGTTGAAATAGGCATTGATTATCTCGATAAAATTTATGGTGACAAAAACATTTACTCGACTCCAAGAGATTTGCTGAAATTTGACAGAGCTAGAAATTCACCTTCTTTTTTGGAACCTGATTTGTTAGCCCAAGTCTATACAGGATACAGTAATGAACGAAAAGGTACTAGAAATTACGGATTGGGTATCCGAATGATTAATTGGGAAAATGGCAAGAATTTTTATTACCATAACGGTTGGTGGCACGGTTTTACCTCATCATATATTCCTCTAAAAGATGAAAATGTGACGATAATTGCCTTATCCAATAAATTCAACCGAAGCACTTATGCGGTTAGAAAACTATCTGTACTGTTTGGGGATTATCCATTTAAGGTAAAAGATATTGAGTAG
- a CDS encoding right-handed parallel beta-helix repeat-containing protein, whose product MRKIIDWVNPLRLIVVVFLITSPVVAQSSRKISNVKGKEYHVSVKGSDENEGSLKKPFKTIMAAANKAAAGDIITVHTGIYRETVAPPRGGESASKRITYQAAKGEKVIITGSEPVTGWTREQNDTWKAVIPNTFFGGYNPFGDLITGDWFHSPERTTHTGSVYLDDQWLKEATALDRVLKPAEGNPLFFAEVGSENTIVHAQFPGKNPNQSQVEVNVRQTVFYPTKNFINYITVRGFILQNAAPNWAPPTIEQKAIIGTNWSKGWVIEENLIRNSACSGLSLGKYGDDWGNNGPGYKDWNLTIERALGKGWNKDSIGHHLVRNNEIRECDEVGIVGAFGGAFSIIERNHIHDIAVRNLYGGAEIAGIKFHGAVDTYIRDNWIHHCLRGMHLDWMTQGTQITGNLMHNNQAKASGKVGFYEAGDGQDIFLEVNHGPCLVANNILLSGQSVFNAAHGTAFVHNLMRKVDPSFERWLPRKTPYLVPHGTAIVGQYDNRSGDDRFINNIFIAPSTLKHYDTTSLPMAMEGNVFTKGSLPSTQETKALLDSSFDPKPTIEIRDGQAWLRLSSNPAWSTEQTRRLVTSEMLGKAIVPQQTFENGDGTPLRIDTDYFDKKRKVTNPFPGPFELPANGEIKVWPK is encoded by the coding sequence ATGAGAAAAATTATAGATTGGGTAAATCCCCTGAGACTTATTGTTGTTGTATTCTTGATAACATCTCCCGTTGTAGCACAAAGTTCGAGAAAGATTAGTAATGTTAAAGGCAAAGAATATCACGTGTCTGTGAAAGGAAGTGATGAAAATGAAGGCTCTTTGAAAAAGCCTTTTAAAACCATTATGGCTGCCGCCAACAAAGCCGCGGCCGGAGATATAATAACTGTTCATACAGGAATTTATCGTGAAACGGTTGCTCCACCGCGTGGTGGCGAATCTGCATCAAAGCGAATCACCTATCAGGCAGCCAAGGGAGAAAAAGTCATTATCACTGGTTCTGAACCCGTGACTGGCTGGACTAGGGAGCAAAATGATACATGGAAAGCTGTTATCCCAAACACCTTCTTCGGAGGCTACAATCCTTTTGGTGATTTGATAACCGGAGATTGGTTTCACTCGCCGGAACGTACAACTCACACTGGTTCAGTCTACCTTGATGATCAGTGGCTCAAAGAGGCCACAGCTCTTGATCGGGTTCTCAAACCAGCTGAGGGTAATCCGTTATTCTTCGCTGAGGTCGGTTCAGAAAATACAATCGTTCACGCCCAGTTTCCTGGCAAGAATCCAAACCAATCTCAAGTTGAGGTAAATGTTCGCCAGACAGTTTTCTATCCTACAAAGAACTTTATCAACTATATTACCGTCCGTGGTTTTATCCTGCAAAATGCCGCACCAAACTGGGCTCCGCCTACAATTGAGCAAAAAGCAATCATCGGAACTAACTGGAGTAAAGGTTGGGTTATCGAGGAGAATCTCATTCGCAACTCTGCCTGTTCTGGTTTGTCTTTAGGTAAGTACGGTGATGATTGGGGTAATAACGGCCCTGGTTACAAGGATTGGAATTTGACTATTGAACGCGCTTTGGGGAAAGGCTGGAACAAAGATTCCATCGGTCACCACTTAGTGCGTAACAATGAAATTCGAGAATGCGACGAAGTAGGTATTGTTGGTGCTTTTGGTGGCGCCTTTAGTATTATCGAGCGCAATCACATTCACGATATTGCAGTGCGGAACCTCTACGGTGGTGCGGAAATTGCGGGCATCAAATTTCATGGTGCGGTAGACACCTACATTCGTGACAACTGGATTCATCACTGTCTTCGTGGCATGCATCTGGATTGGATGACTCAAGGCACTCAAATCACGGGTAATCTCATGCACAATAACCAAGCGAAAGCTTCTGGAAAAGTAGGTTTCTACGAAGCGGGAGACGGACAAGATATTTTTCTTGAAGTCAATCACGGTCCTTGTCTCGTTGCCAACAACATCCTCCTATCAGGCCAATCGGTCTTCAATGCCGCCCACGGAACTGCTTTCGTGCATAACCTTATGCGTAAAGTCGATCCATCTTTCGAGCGTTGGCTTCCACGAAAAACGCCCTATTTAGTTCCTCATGGCACAGCGATTGTTGGTCAATACGACAACCGAAGTGGAGATGATCGTTTCATCAACAATATATTCATCGCTCCCTCGACGCTTAAACACTACGATACTACTTCGCTGCCAATGGCGATGGAAGGAAATGTCTTCACTAAAGGTAGCCTCCCTTCGACACAGGAGACAAAAGCACTGCTAGACTCAAGTTTTGACCCCAAGCCTACCATTGAAATCAGAGATGGGCAAGCCTGGCTCCGTCTTTCTTCCAACCCTGCGTGGTCGACAGAACAAACGAGACGTCTTGTAACTTCGGAGATGCTTGGTAAAGCTATTGTTCCGCAACAAACGTTCGAGAACGGAGATGGTACTCCATTGCGCATTGATACTGATTACTTTGACAAAAAACGTAAAGTAACCAATCCTTTTCCTGGTCCTTTCGAATTACCTGCGAATGGAGAAATCAAGGTGTGGCCAAAGTGA
- a CDS encoding sialate O-acetylesterase yields the protein MRILLVFVFITSFFSKANAQLQEPTAADTTRLVNMANLQQDGKTMIALTFGQSNAANHGQNPYTPHNAAVYNYYKGKLYAAKDPLFGATGNKGSVWPRLGDMLIDKGLYTKVIFIPIAVGGSEIACWTSGGCSKKLEETLQMLESQHIQLTHIFWHQGETDNLKNTSEALYKEQLAMILQTLRKTQSADLYISIASYHPGATTKPLGVDNVIRKAQQSFINENKAVLQGPDTDTLIHAIHRYDGVHFSDFGMNAFAELWLKAIVNKSEKGLPLK from the coding sequence ATGCGTATATTATTAGTATTCGTTTTTATTACATCTTTTTTTAGCAAAGCAAATGCTCAATTACAAGAACCAACTGCTGCTGACACAACAAGGCTGGTCAATATGGCTAATTTGCAACAGGATGGCAAAACAATGATTGCACTCACATTCGGGCAATCCAATGCGGCCAACCATGGACAAAATCCGTACACGCCACATAATGCTGCAGTTTATAATTATTATAAGGGCAAATTATATGCTGCCAAAGACCCCTTGTTTGGTGCCACCGGAAATAAAGGAAGTGTATGGCCCCGATTAGGAGACATGTTGATTGACAAAGGTCTTTATACAAAAGTGATTTTTATTCCGATTGCAGTGGGTGGTTCTGAAATCGCTTGCTGGACAAGTGGTGGTTGTTCCAAAAAACTGGAAGAAACCCTTCAGATGTTGGAAAGCCAACACATTCAACTCACCCATATCTTTTGGCATCAAGGAGAAACAGATAACCTCAAAAACACTTCTGAGGCACTATATAAAGAACAGCTTGCGATGATTTTGCAAACCTTGCGAAAAACGCAATCTGCAGATTTGTATATATCGATTGCCTCTTATCATCCGGGTGCGACTACCAAACCATTGGGTGTAGATAACGTTATTCGAAAAGCGCAACAATCGTTTATCAACGAAAATAAAGCCGTACTGCAAGGTCCTGATACCGATACGTTAATTCATGCTATTCACAGATATGATGGTGTACATTTTTCCGATTTCGGTATGAATGCTTTTGCTGAGTTGTGGTTAAAAGCGATTGTTAATAAAAGTGAAAAAGGCTTGCCTTTAAAATAA